The Desulfitobacterium chlororespirans DSM 11544 genome includes a region encoding these proteins:
- a CDS encoding DUF47 domain-containing protein — translation MFGISSKEDKFYALFRESAEVACTTTKKLEGLICQNSVSDAEAEMMHDLEHRADKITTEIVDRLNSTLITPLDREDIYTLAQNLDDIVDLSQGAVERMVLYHTKKPSIGAQEIVRTIVKATEQLKTAFCCLNSIHFKKSEILAATEEVYRLESVGDSLYRQEVARLFEQEKDAIEIIKWKEILEHLENTLDQCEEIADLLKGVVLKYD, via the coding sequence ATGTTTGGTATATCTTCAAAAGAAGACAAATTTTATGCCTTGTTCAGAGAAAGTGCTGAAGTAGCCTGCACCACGACGAAAAAGCTTGAAGGGCTGATCTGCCAGAATTCTGTCTCTGATGCAGAGGCTGAAATGATGCATGATCTCGAGCATCGTGCGGACAAAATTACCACGGAGATTGTGGATCGTCTGAATTCGACCCTGATCACTCCGTTGGATCGTGAAGATATCTATACCCTAGCCCAAAACCTTGATGACATTGTGGATTTAAGTCAAGGTGCAGTAGAGCGCATGGTTCTTTACCATACGAAAAAACCTTCGATCGGAGCCCAGGAAATCGTTCGTACCATTGTCAAAGCTACGGAACAATTGAAGACTGCTTTTTGCTGTTTGAACAGTATTCACTTTAAAAAGAGCGAAATTCTGGCGGCGACAGAAGAAGTCTATCGTCTTGAATCCGTGGGAGATAGCTTATATCGCCAGGAAGTGGCCAGGCTGTTTGAGCAGGAGAAGGATGCTATCGAGATCATTAAGTGGAAAGAAATCCTTGAACATTTAGAGAACACACTGGATCAGTGTGAGGAAATCGCAGACCTCCTCAAAGGAGTTGTATTGAAGTATGATTAG
- the mreD gene encoding rod shape-determining protein MreD, giving the protein MRRNILIIVMLFFSLILPGTVFYFWSWGGIKPDLVLLFTIYMALHHRTLPGALWGLGAGMIADFYLGRHFGMYALTLTVVALLSDWLSQRWYRENYFLIALLVFLITFVGEGLIAFLNILVGARWSLGDAFRLVIGVSVYNAMLVPLTYPWIHRSFTRGWLKYRPKYER; this is encoded by the coding sequence ATGCGGCGCAATATCCTTATTATCGTTATGCTCTTTTTCAGCTTGATTCTTCCGGGGACTGTTTTCTATTTTTGGTCCTGGGGCGGGATAAAACCTGATTTGGTGTTATTATTTACCATTTACATGGCTCTGCATCATCGCACTTTACCGGGAGCACTTTGGGGGCTGGGGGCTGGGATGATCGCAGATTTTTATTTAGGCAGACATTTTGGTATGTATGCTTTAACCCTAACTGTGGTGGCACTATTATCGGACTGGCTCTCACAACGCTGGTATCGGGAAAACTACTTCTTGATAGCTTTGCTGGTTTTTTTGATTACTTTCGTGGGCGAAGGGCTGATTGCTTTTTTGAATATCCTGGTGGGAGCACGGTGGTCTTTAGGTGATGCGTTCCGTCTGGTGATCGGCGTTTCGGTCTATAACGCTATGCTGGTGCCCCTCACTTATCCGTGGATTCATCGTTCGTTTACACGGGGATGGCTGAAGTATCGGCCCAAGTATGAACGGTGA
- the aspA gene encoding aspartate ammonia-lyase, whose product MVRKEKDLLGVMEVPEDVYYGIQTLRARENFPITGYRPHHELIRGLGLVKAAAAQANMDIGSLNHEIGEAVIKAALEVAEGAFNDHFVVDVIQGGAGTSINMNANEVIANRAIEILGGQKGDYSRVHPNVHVNMAQSTNDVFPTAIRIACLNVADDLLHVLNELKSAFQEKAREFDGVIKMGRTHLQDAVPIRLGQEFAAYGQMLERDLRRIAEGSKSLHSINMGATAVGTGLNADPIYIEEVSENLRKVTGLPLLRADNLVDATQNTDAFLEVSGALKTLAVNLSKIANDLRLMASGPRTGFGEINLPAMQPGSSIMPGKVNPVMAEVVNQVSFQVQGNDFTIALACGAGQLELNVMEPVVVFNLLQSLDILRNVIKVFKERCVDGITANVERCRDLVENSVGVVTAINPHVGYEVASRIAKEAIVTGRPVREIVLERGLLTPEELDIILNSHEMTNPGISGAELLKGVLPRGH is encoded by the coding sequence ATGGTGCGCAAGGAAAAAGACTTGCTTGGGGTTATGGAGGTACCGGAAGATGTCTACTATGGAATTCAGACTTTAAGAGCTCGTGAGAACTTCCCGATTACGGGATATCGCCCACACCATGAATTAATCCGGGGATTGGGTTTGGTGAAGGCTGCAGCCGCTCAAGCCAATATGGACATCGGTTCCTTGAACCACGAGATCGGTGAGGCTGTAATTAAAGCAGCGCTGGAAGTGGCCGAGGGTGCCTTTAATGACCATTTTGTGGTGGATGTCATTCAAGGAGGAGCAGGAACCTCGATTAATATGAATGCCAATGAAGTGATTGCTAATCGGGCTATTGAGATTTTGGGAGGACAAAAAGGGGACTACTCCCGGGTTCATCCTAATGTTCATGTTAACATGGCTCAGAGCACCAATGATGTATTTCCTACAGCCATCCGTATTGCTTGTCTTAATGTAGCGGATGATCTTCTTCATGTTTTAAACGAGCTGAAGAGTGCTTTTCAAGAGAAAGCCAGGGAGTTTGACGGAGTCATCAAGATGGGGAGAACCCATCTTCAGGATGCGGTTCCTATTCGCTTAGGGCAGGAATTTGCCGCCTATGGACAAATGCTGGAGAGAGATCTGCGCCGGATTGCTGAAGGATCGAAGTCCTTACATAGTATTAATATGGGTGCAACAGCTGTAGGTACCGGGCTGAATGCTGATCCGATTTATATTGAGGAAGTTTCTGAGAACCTGAGGAAGGTTACCGGATTGCCGTTGTTACGAGCGGATAACCTGGTGGATGCGACACAGAATACTGATGCCTTCTTGGAGGTGTCGGGTGCTCTTAAGACCCTGGCCGTTAACCTCTCTAAGATCGCCAATGATCTGCGGTTGATGGCCTCTGGACCCAGAACAGGTTTTGGGGAAATTAATCTTCCTGCTATGCAGCCGGGGTCTTCCATTATGCCCGGTAAAGTCAACCCCGTCATGGCTGAGGTGGTCAATCAGGTATCCTTCCAGGTACAGGGAAATGATTTTACGATCGCCTTAGCCTGTGGGGCGGGACAGCTGGAACTCAATGTGATGGAGCCTGTGGTAGTCTTCAATCTGCTCCAATCTTTGGATATCCTCCGCAATGTGATCAAGGTCTTCAAAGAGCGCTGTGTCGATGGGATAACCGCTAATGTGGAACGCTGTCGGGATCTGGTTGAAAACAGCGTCGGGGTCGTCACCGCAATCAACCCCCATGTAGGATACGAAGTCGCTTCCCGAATCGCCAAGGAAGCCATTGTGACCGGCCGCCCTGTGCGGGAGATTGTCCTGGAAAGAGGGCTTCTGACCCCAGAGGAGCTGGATATTATATTGAATTCTCACGAAATGACCAATCCGGGTATCAGCGGTGCGGAGTTGCTTAAGGGAGTGCTTCCCCGTGGTCATTAA
- a CDS encoding SPOR domain-containing protein → MYKYNPWINKGIGLIGCAVIVWITWFFGYTYVKLVTQPKGPGIPSSSSVDQNEFLLNLDEIEFWTCQTGVFNSETNALKEKEQLEQSGWDARIISRDPFIVGVGLAYSKEEVLPIQELLKEGGVASISKPVISPERAFRIRGTGAIQTAQVLEKVNAFLKTPYHARESMLSEFENLMASTPHALTHLQEASRLSIQAERTLSVDLRKMMSLNLYSEYLNTLESLQK, encoded by the coding sequence ATGTATAAATATAATCCTTGGATTAATAAGGGAATAGGACTAATTGGTTGTGCTGTCATTGTATGGATAACCTGGTTTTTTGGGTATACTTATGTTAAGTTAGTCACACAACCTAAAGGTCCTGGCATACCTTCCTCTAGTTCTGTGGATCAGAACGAGTTTCTTCTGAATTTGGACGAAATTGAGTTCTGGACATGCCAAACGGGAGTATTTAACTCCGAAACCAATGCTCTCAAGGAAAAAGAGCAATTGGAGCAGTCAGGCTGGGATGCTCGAATCATCTCAAGAGATCCATTTATTGTTGGGGTGGGTCTGGCCTATTCAAAAGAGGAAGTACTTCCTATTCAAGAATTATTGAAAGAAGGTGGAGTTGCTTCTATTTCAAAACCAGTCATTAGTCCTGAACGTGCTTTTCGTATTCGTGGCACAGGGGCAATTCAGACGGCCCAGGTTCTTGAGAAGGTTAATGCCTTTTTGAAGACACCTTATCACGCCAGGGAAAGCATGCTTTCAGAATTCGAGAACCTTATGGCGTCGACACCACATGCTTTGACCCATTTGCAGGAGGCTTCAAGATTATCTATTCAGGCCGAGCGAACTCTGTCGGTGGATCTGCGAAAAATGATGTCATTGAACCTCTATAGTGAATATCTCAATACCTTGGAAAGCCTTCAAAAATAG
- a CDS encoding bifunctional folylpolyglutamate synthase/dihydrofolate synthase, with protein sequence MGNREMNGITEHELKGELQEVSSVEQEYQEAKDYLMSLTKFGMNFGLGRIEELLKRVGNPEERLRVVHIGGTNGKGSTTMMTAEILEDAGYRVGVFTSPHLHDYRERITINGEMIPKGEVTRLIQTLRPHLEELVQKGVEHPTEFEVNTAMALMYFADQKVDLALLEVGLGGAIDSTNVVKPLISVITNVGMDHMDYLGETYEEIARVKAGIIKAGAITVTAADRPEVLNVIRKKALEMNSPLWVVGDDVRWEIRWSGELEQEFDLAGLRGAYNKLRLRLVGEHQVVNAATAVTVCELLKFECGMNLERRNIYEGLRKAVWPGRLELLSLKPKVLIDGAHNVDGANALAKALQIFQRRRLVLCLGMLGDKEREKVVDILVPLADEVIITKPNSPRSGNWEYLHKLVEEKGKSVLTIEEPRLAVEEAFKRLDKEDMLCVTGSLYMIAEARQALLDVLRKG encoded by the coding sequence GTGGGGAATAGGGAGATGAACGGGATAACTGAACATGAATTAAAGGGAGAACTGCAAGAGGTGTCTTCTGTGGAGCAGGAATACCAGGAAGCCAAGGATTATCTGATGAGCCTCACCAAATTTGGCATGAACTTTGGATTAGGTCGGATTGAGGAGCTGCTGAAACGTGTGGGTAACCCGGAAGAACGTCTGAGGGTCGTTCATATCGGAGGGACCAATGGCAAAGGCTCGACTACCATGATGACGGCGGAAATCCTTGAAGATGCCGGATATCGGGTAGGGGTGTTTACATCTCCTCATCTTCATGATTATCGGGAGAGGATAACCATTAATGGTGAGATGATTCCGAAAGGGGAAGTTACCCGCCTGATTCAGACTCTCCGTCCCCATTTGGAGGAACTTGTCCAAAAGGGTGTGGAGCATCCTACAGAGTTTGAAGTGAATACGGCCATGGCCTTGATGTATTTTGCCGACCAGAAAGTGGACTTAGCCCTCCTGGAGGTTGGTTTAGGTGGGGCGATTGACTCTACGAATGTGGTCAAGCCCTTGATTTCGGTGATAACCAATGTGGGTATGGATCATATGGATTATCTGGGTGAAACCTATGAAGAGATTGCCCGAGTAAAGGCTGGAATTATCAAAGCAGGTGCTATCACCGTAACGGCGGCTGATCGCCCTGAGGTTTTAAATGTCATACGCAAGAAGGCACTGGAAATGAACTCTCCTTTATGGGTGGTGGGCGACGATGTGCGCTGGGAGATCCGATGGAGCGGGGAATTGGAGCAGGAATTTGATTTGGCTGGGCTGCGGGGAGCCTATAACAAACTGCGCTTACGTCTTGTCGGAGAGCATCAAGTGGTTAATGCTGCTACCGCTGTGACAGTTTGTGAGCTTTTGAAATTCGAATGCGGAATGAATCTGGAGCGCAGAAATATTTATGAGGGACTTCGCAAAGCAGTTTGGCCTGGCCGCTTGGAGTTGCTTTCCTTGAAGCCGAAAGTGCTGATCGATGGAGCCCATAATGTGGATGGAGCCAACGCCTTGGCGAAGGCTTTGCAAATCTTTCAGCGTCGACGCCTGGTGTTGTGTCTTGGTATGCTGGGAGATAAGGAGCGGGAAAAGGTTGTGGACATCCTTGTCCCTTTGGCTGATGAGGTGATTATTACCAAGCCCAATTCCCCGAGGTCCGGAAACTGGGAGTATCTCCATAAATTAGTCGAGGAAAAGGGGAAGTCTGTCCTGACCATTGAAGAGCCCCGTCTGGCAGTTGAAGAGGCTTTTAAGCGATTGGATAAAGAGGATATGCTATGTGTCACGGGGTCTCTCTATATGATTGCGGAGGCAAGGCAGGCTTTATTGGATGTCTTGCGCAAAGGATAG
- the radC gene encoding RadC family protein: MDYRRLKDLPEELLPRERLFQYGADALSNREILAILLRTGVKGENVLDFSERLLTETGGLSGLARLTVHELTRYRGMGTAKAAELKAALELGRRSVSSDPLVRPVINSPQDIAHLVMEEMRYLDREHFRVVSLSTKNHVLGISPISVGSLNSSLVHPRECFKEAIRRNSNAIILLHNHPSGDPTPSNEDIDVTRRLSDGGQILGIEVLDHVIIGDNRYISLKERGIL; the protein is encoded by the coding sequence ATGGATTATCGTCGGTTAAAGGATCTACCTGAGGAATTATTACCTCGCGAGCGGTTGTTTCAATATGGAGCGGATGCCCTCTCTAATCGAGAGATTCTGGCCATTTTGTTGAGAACTGGGGTCAAAGGCGAGAATGTCCTGGATTTTTCAGAACGCCTTTTGACTGAAACGGGAGGGTTATCAGGATTAGCCCGCTTAACAGTTCATGAGTTGACCCGGTATCGTGGTATGGGAACGGCCAAAGCGGCTGAACTCAAGGCGGCATTGGAATTGGGGCGGCGTTCCGTATCTTCGGATCCTTTGGTACGCCCTGTGATCAATTCTCCTCAAGACATAGCCCATTTGGTCATGGAAGAAATGCGCTATCTGGATCGAGAGCATTTCCGGGTCGTGAGTCTATCGACTAAGAACCATGTGCTGGGGATCAGTCCCATTTCCGTAGGTTCTTTGAATTCTTCTTTGGTACATCCTCGGGAGTGCTTCAAAGAGGCCATCCGGCGTAATTCCAATGCGATTATTCTTTTGCATAATCATCCCAGTGGGGACCCGACCCCCAGTAATGAAGATATTGATGTAACCCGTAGATTATCCGATGGGGGGCAGATCCTGGGTATCGAAGTCCTTGATCATGTCATTATCGGAGACAATCGGTACATAAGCTTGAAAGAACGAGGAATATTATAG
- a CDS encoding Maf family protein, translated as MLVLASASPRRAMLLEAEGFSFIRVEADISEVLPQGISPESAVKGLALRKAQAGLNRWLNRGGSSEDIILGADTIVVLDQQILGKPRDEEEAEAMLTALSGQAHHVYTGVALVNGAGRQECGAVGTAVFFRPLTHEEILEYIATEEPMDKAGSYGIQGLGARLVDHYEGSLSNVIGLPMEYVKERLSVWGMGLGDIALHEVKDGLSSVKGST; from the coding sequence ATGCTCGTACTGGCTTCAGCTTCTCCCCGCAGGGCAATGCTTCTGGAAGCAGAGGGGTTTTCCTTTATACGAGTGGAAGCGGATATTTCCGAAGTACTTCCCCAAGGTATTTCCCCCGAATCAGCAGTGAAGGGACTGGCTTTGCGCAAGGCTCAGGCTGGGTTGAATCGTTGGCTGAATCGTGGTGGAAGCAGTGAGGATATAATTCTCGGGGCTGATACGATCGTTGTCTTAGACCAGCAGATTCTCGGCAAACCCAGAGATGAGGAAGAGGCGGAAGCTATGCTGACCGCATTAAGCGGACAAGCTCACCATGTGTACACTGGAGTGGCCTTGGTCAATGGAGCAGGGCGCCAAGAATGTGGTGCGGTAGGTACGGCAGTCTTTTTCCGTCCCCTGACCCATGAGGAGATTCTGGAGTATATTGCTACGGAAGAACCTATGGATAAAGCGGGATCCTATGGGATTCAGGGGCTGGGAGCCCGTTTAGTGGATCATTATGAAGGATCTTTAAGCAATGTAATTGGCTTACCTATGGAGTATGTTAAAGAGCGGCTGAGTGTGTGGGGGATGGGACTTGGAGATATCGCCCTGCATGAGGTGAAGGATGGATTATCGTCGGTTAAAGGATCTACCTGA
- a CDS encoding rod shape-determining protein — translation MFFGKDLGIDLGTANTLVHMKGKGIVCNEPSVVAIDIEKKTPLAVGDKAKEMIGRTPGNIVAIRPLKDGVISDFNVTQKMLKYFITRALGTESPFARPRVVICVPSGVTPVEERAVKEAALAAGAKDPVIMEEPMAAAIGAGLPVSEPTGNMIVDIGGGTTEVAVISLGGIVTSRSIRIAGDEMDDSIVAHIKRRYNLMVGYRTAEDIKMEIGYAYQAEKGKTYQVRGRDLLTGLPKTVEVTAEEIQEALQEPVVAIVEGVKSCLEKTPPELAADIMDRGIVMAGGGSLLRNLDKLIADETGMPVHLAEDPLSCVALGTGKVLENAEVFRRIAALQKS, via the coding sequence ATGTTTTTTGGCAAAGATTTGGGCATTGATTTAGGCACTGCAAATACGCTGGTTCATATGAAAGGGAAAGGTATCGTTTGTAATGAGCCTTCTGTAGTTGCGATTGATATTGAAAAAAAGACCCCGCTGGCCGTAGGGGATAAAGCAAAAGAAATGATTGGCCGGACACCCGGCAATATCGTAGCGATTCGGCCTCTAAAGGATGGCGTTATCTCGGATTTTAATGTTACTCAGAAAATGTTGAAATATTTTATTACGAGAGCTTTAGGCACCGAGTCCCCATTTGCTCGTCCCAGGGTTGTTATCTGTGTACCATCGGGGGTAACTCCTGTAGAAGAACGGGCTGTCAAGGAAGCTGCCTTGGCTGCGGGAGCAAAGGATCCGGTTATTATGGAGGAGCCGATGGCTGCGGCCATCGGAGCAGGTCTTCCGGTAAGTGAGCCTACAGGCAATATGATTGTGGATATTGGCGGGGGAACCACGGAAGTTGCGGTGATTTCTTTGGGTGGTATCGTGACCAGCCGCTCGATCCGCATTGCTGGGGACGAGATGGATGACTCCATCGTCGCCCATATCAAACGTCGCTATAATTTAATGGTAGGGTATCGGACTGCTGAAGATATCAAGATGGAAATTGGCTATGCTTATCAGGCGGAAAAGGGGAAGACTTATCAAGTCAGAGGACGGGATTTGCTGACGGGACTCCCTAAAACTGTGGAGGTTACCGCAGAAGAAATCCAGGAAGCCCTGCAGGAACCTGTGGTGGCGATTGTCGAAGGGGTAAAGTCTTGCTTGGAGAAAACTCCTCCTGAGTTAGCTGCAGACATTATGGATCGAGGCATCGTCATGGCCGGAGGGGGCTCTCTTCTCCGCAATCTGGACAAACTGATCGCTGATGAGACAGGAATGCCGGTGCATCTCGCTGAGGATCCCCTATCCTGTGTTGCCCTTGGTACGGGGAAGGTATTAGAAAATGCGGAAGTTTTCCGCAGAATTGCTGCTTTGCAGAAAAGCTAG
- the mreC gene encoding rod shape-determining protein MreC, with amino-acid sequence MRKRVTGTGIMVLVFFLVLGVLVSIRLTGLGSQFPNPIGGVLQRVLSPVEGIILRAGNGLKDNTRVFWNFGEVQKENEELRTRVEQLTGDNLKLKEQVLAGLRYNELDSKMFKSPNVDAYTKIGASIISRNPNAWYQTLTINRGTNDGVAVDDPVIVALGLVGKIVSVTPTTSEVLLITDSEGQVSALVRGSTGSPTFGIVEGTYKRTSRLEAEGNLQMLLRRDDNVNVGDLVLTSGLGGVYPKDIPVGKVEQIQLDGSGLLKTAYISPLVNFDSLEEIYIIEKSGGQ; translated from the coding sequence GTGCGGAAAAGAGTGACTGGAACGGGAATTATGGTTCTCGTTTTCTTCCTCGTGTTAGGAGTCTTAGTAAGTATTCGACTGACCGGACTGGGAAGCCAATTTCCTAACCCTATAGGCGGGGTGCTGCAACGGGTTCTAAGCCCAGTAGAAGGTATTATCCTGAGAGCAGGTAATGGCTTAAAGGATAACACCCGGGTTTTCTGGAACTTCGGTGAAGTTCAGAAAGAAAATGAGGAATTAAGGACCAGAGTCGAACAACTTACAGGAGACAATCTAAAGCTTAAAGAGCAGGTTTTAGCAGGACTTCGCTATAATGAACTGGATTCAAAAATGTTTAAGAGCCCCAATGTGGATGCGTATACGAAGATTGGTGCCAGTATTATTAGCCGCAATCCTAATGCCTGGTATCAGACTCTTACGATTAATCGCGGGACGAATGACGGTGTAGCGGTGGATGATCCGGTCATCGTTGCGTTAGGTTTAGTGGGCAAGATTGTCTCGGTGACGCCCACTACTTCAGAAGTACTTTTAATCACAGATAGTGAAGGCCAAGTCAGTGCCCTGGTTCGGGGAAGCACCGGTTCGCCAACCTTTGGGATTGTTGAAGGGACATATAAGCGAACTTCCCGCCTTGAAGCGGAAGGAAATCTCCAGATGCTTTTGCGTCGTGACGATAATGTCAATGTTGGTGATTTGGTGCTCACTTCGGGTTTAGGTGGAGTTTATCCCAAAGATATTCCCGTCGGTAAGGTAGAGCAGATTCAATTGGACGGTTCGGGACTGTTGAAAACAGCATATATATCACCTTTGGTGAATTTTGATTCTCTGGAGGAAATTTATATTATAGAAAAGTCAGGGGGGCAGTAA
- a CDS encoding inorganic phosphate transporter: MISSSALLIVVVFFALAFDYINGFHDTANAIATSVSTRALTPKRAIVIAAILNFAGALVSTGVAQTIAKDIVNPDFVTQELVIAALIGAIFWNLATWYFGIPSSSSHAIIGGMIGAAVSKVGFGVLQVQGIMKIIAALLVSPIIGIILGFIIMKTLYFIFGKVAPSKVNQGFRKMQVLSAGLLAFNHGSNDAQKSMGIITMALIASGLQDPANLNPALWVKFACAMAMALGTAAGGWKIIRTMGGKIFKLEPINGFAADLTSSIVIWTATAFPGLHLPVSTTHVVSGSIMGVGSAKRISAVRWGVAQQMLVAWVVTIPTSALTSFLVYKLVTLVL; encoded by the coding sequence ATGATTAGTTCCAGTGCGTTACTCATAGTCGTCGTATTTTTCGCGCTGGCTTTTGATTATATTAACGGTTTCCATGATACGGCTAACGCTATTGCGACAAGTGTGTCTACCCGTGCCCTCACCCCCAAAAGGGCCATCGTCATTGCTGCCATACTTAATTTTGCTGGAGCACTGGTGAGTACAGGAGTAGCCCAAACTATTGCCAAAGATATCGTGAATCCTGATTTTGTTACTCAGGAACTGGTAATCGCCGCTCTCATCGGAGCGATATTCTGGAACTTAGCCACTTGGTATTTTGGAATTCCCAGCAGTTCTTCCCATGCTATTATCGGGGGAATGATTGGCGCCGCTGTATCTAAAGTGGGCTTCGGAGTGCTGCAGGTTCAAGGGATCATGAAGATAATTGCCGCCTTATTGGTTTCCCCCATTATTGGTATTATTTTAGGTTTTATTATTATGAAAACGTTATATTTTATCTTCGGGAAGGTTGCACCTTCCAAAGTCAACCAAGGGTTTCGCAAGATGCAGGTGCTTTCCGCCGGGTTGCTGGCGTTTAATCATGGTTCCAATGATGCTCAAAAGTCTATGGGTATTATTACCATGGCCCTTATAGCGTCAGGTCTGCAGGATCCAGCCAATCTTAATCCGGCTTTATGGGTGAAATTTGCTTGTGCTATGGCGATGGCTTTAGGTACCGCCGCAGGGGGATGGAAGATTATCAGGACCATGGGCGGCAAGATCTTTAAGCTGGAGCCGATCAATGGATTTGCCGCAGATTTGACATCTTCCATTGTTATCTGGACCGCTACAGCTTTTCCTGGTTTGCATTTACCGGTATCGACGACCCATGTCGTTTCCGGGTCCATCATGGGTGTAGGGAGTGCCAAACGCATATCCGCTGTGCGCTGGGGAGTGGCACAGCAAATGCTCGTAGCCTGGGTGGTAACGATTCCTACATCGGCTTTAACTTCATTTCTAGTTTATAAACTTGTAACATTAGTACTATAG
- a CDS encoding redox-sensing transcriptional repressor Rex, with amino-acid sequence MKTLKIPEATIIRLSVYSRHLTDVDRKGIVTISSGDIAEGVGVSPAQVRKDLAYFGEFGTRGVGYNVKDLHRHILKILGLSQDWSVCLVGMGNLGLALTTYKGFRERGFIITSIFDNDPQKIGTTVNGVEVLPVDRLEEVAKANKTQIGIISVPSPYAQEIADQLISAGVQAILNFAPVVLNVPPEVELRNVDLAVNLEVLTFNVGTRRA; translated from the coding sequence TTGAAAACACTAAAAATCCCAGAGGCAACGATTATTCGTCTTTCCGTTTATTCACGTCATTTAACGGATGTGGATCGTAAAGGAATCGTTACAATATCTTCTGGCGATATTGCAGAGGGAGTTGGAGTGAGTCCGGCTCAAGTTCGAAAAGATTTAGCTTACTTTGGTGAATTTGGAACGCGTGGTGTAGGTTATAATGTTAAAGACTTGCATCGCCATATTCTGAAGATTCTTGGCTTAAGCCAGGATTGGAGCGTATGCCTGGTCGGTATGGGTAACTTGGGCTTAGCTTTGACTACGTACAAAGGTTTCCGTGAGCGCGGCTTCATTATCACGAGCATCTTTGATAATGATCCGCAAAAAATTGGAACCACTGTCAATGGCGTCGAAGTGTTACCCGTGGACAGGCTGGAGGAAGTTGCCAAAGCCAATAAGACTCAGATCGGTATTATTTCCGTGCCGTCTCCCTATGCTCAGGAAATCGCCGATCAGCTTATTAGTGCCGGAGTACAGGCTATTCTTAATTTTGCTCCTGTGGTACTTAATGTCCCACCGGAAGTTGAACTTAGAAATGTAGATTTAGCGGTCAATCTGGAAGTGCTGACCTTTAATGTGGGAACCCGTCGCGCTTAA
- a CDS encoding DUF4321 domain-containing protein codes for MPAGRTNSGAGRTLLLILSGGAIGTLIGYGFEKISFLAPFLRPAVIDFPSHTYLDFFFITFSFGFRLNITVATVLGAMVGYYLARKW; via the coding sequence ATGCCGGCAGGTCGAACTAATTCGGGAGCGGGTCGCACCCTACTTCTTATCTTGTCAGGAGGGGCTATTGGGACATTAATAGGCTATGGGTTCGAAAAAATTTCTTTCTTAGCACCTTTTCTGCGCCCAGCCGTCATTGATTTCCCTTCACATACCTATTTAGACTTCTTTTTTATCACCTTTTCATTTGGATTTCGTCTCAATATCACCGTTGCTACGGTTTTAGGTGCAATGGTTGGTTACTATCTGGCTAGGAAGTGGTAG